Part of the uncultured Desulfobacter sp. genome, AAATCCGGATCAGGCAATCTTTTTTCGCCGATGAAGCAGGTAGACTCTCCATTTGTCCCGGATAGATCACTGTGGCTGAAATAGCTTGCGGCCAAAGGGCTTTTTACGCTATCAAAGGGTTCGATCCTGACGTGTATGGCATGCCCGTATGCCTGGCGTGCCAATATGATAGAGGCTTGGGTCTTTTCATTTTTTCGCACATTCTCCCAAGAGACCAACTCCGTGAACGCCGTTGCGAATTTGGCAGCCTCAATATCATTGAAGCCAAACCAGGTTGACATTTTGTAAAGCTTTAACCCGGTTTCCTTCAACCCCGATTTCGTACCCAATGAGAATTTCGCAAGTTCGATCATACCCCGAACCTCAATGCAATACATGATAGATCATCAGAGCCTTTCCCAAGGCATGATATAAAATTGTTGCAGATATCCTTGGCCCGGCCCGTGGTGAGGCCTGGATAGGCATTGATATCAAAGTGCTCCTTGATCCCGTCAGAGGTCATAACCAGGATATCTCCGGGCTTCATCCGGGTTTGGTCCTGGGCAGGGGAGGGGATCATGTAGCCGACAATGCCGTCTTTTGTGACAAGGGTTTCCCTGCTTGTGCCGAATAACCGCAGATGAATATTACCCATCCCTGAATATTGAAGAACACCGGTGTCTATATCCAGCCTGCAGGCGGCTGCCACGGCACCCCGGGTCCCCCTTAAACACCCATGCAGCCCTTTGATAATTTCGGTTAACTGTTCTGAATAATTTTGAGCCAGGTAGTCTTTTGAACGCTGCGCCACTTGGGCCGCATGCTTTCCATGTCCGAGCACATCAACCAAGGCCAGGAAACAAAAATTGTCGTATGCTTTGACAAAACCGATGTCCCCACATTCGTCCGGTTCTCCGGTCAATGCTTTTTTTTCTATATGAAAATCAATGATCTGCCCGATTGGTCTTCTCAATTAATCCATCCATTTTATTGCTGTTATCTGAGTGCCCACACCGGGTGTCGATTGAATCTGGAATTCATCCATAATCCGCTTAACACTGGGCAGGCCGAGTCCAAGTCCGTTTCCGGAACTGTAGTTTTCTGTCATGGCCATCTTCATATCGTTAATGCCCGGACCCTGATCCCGGGCATTAACCTCAAAACCTGTTTTGCCATTACGGTGAATTACGCTTAGGGTGATTTTTCCGTTTTGGGCATACCGGATAATATTGGTGGATAATTCTGAAACCGCTGATGCAATTAAATACTGTGCTGTTTCTCCAAAATTCAGTTCGGCTACAATCTTTCTGGCACTGTATACGACCTGGGCGTTGTCCGAGGGTTCATACAAATCAAATGAAGCACGTTCATCTATAGAATTCATGGCATTTATCATCAGGTTCGGAACCTTTTTCGGCATTGTTAATTTAATATAACGGCCATGGGCCGACCTGGTCTATCAACACCCAGGCTCGCCCCACAACAAAAAATGAAAGTAACTTAGTAACTTATTGGTACTTTTATATAAAACGTGGTTAATCGCTTAAGGGCGTCATCTATGGTCCGTGCGGTTATGAAATTATCAAAACAGGTATCCAGATCCATTAATGAAGCGGCAACGCCTGGTTGAAACCCGGAAAAAACCGGTGTCGAACCCATCATGGAAATGGATCTTGCTACGTTTTTCAGGATAGCAAATTCGTTTGAACTCAGAATCGTTACGTCTGATACGTCAATGATCACGCCTTTGGCGCGTTTTATTGTCAGCTGTTTTAGAAGTGCTTTTCCAATCCTTGAAATGCTGTTTTCATCCGAGTGACGGGTTAAAGATGCAATCAGGCAATTGTTCACCTGATGAATTGTTGAACCGGATACATTCGATGCGTCGTTCATTCATTCAACCCCTTTTGTATTACTTTCAATCCCATCAGTCTAAAGGCATCTGAAAGTGCATCCTGAAGCGTGGAATTGGTGGCGATATCCCCAAGATCAATCCCCAATTGAACAAGGGTTTCTGCTACCGCAGGGGAAATGCCGGAAATAATGCAGCGGCACCCCATCAGTTTCGTGGCTTTGGCGATTTTAATCAGATGATTGGCCACGGCCGTATCCACGGCGGCCACCCCCTGTATATCCAGGATGATTACCTTTGCCGCCGTTTCCATGATTTTGGTGAGCATGGTATTCATCATTTGCTGGGCCCGCAGGGAGTCTACCACCCCCACAACCGGAAGAATCACAACCCTGTCCCAAAGCTTGATGGCCGGTGTTGAAATCTCCATGATCGTCCGGCTCTGCTCCTTGAGCTTTTTTTCCTGTCTGACCCGCTCGGTGATATCAAGGATATATTCCAGGCCGCCCACAATGTTGCCGTCATCGTCTTTCATGGCAGCAGCGGTGTATTCAATGGGAATATATATGTCGTTAATTTTCATTTCATTGCGGACGGTAACGGGCTGTGCTCCTTCCATCACCTGTTTCATCCTGCACTCATCCGTGCCGCAATGGCGGGACTGGAAAACATCACGGCATGGCATCCCCTTAACTTCCTTCCAGGATTTACCGAGCATCTTAAGTCCCGCTTTGTTTAAAAAAATGACCATCATGTCACGATTGATAGCCATAATCGGGGTAGGAAGCTGTTGGAGGATGTTGACTGCCAGGTCTCCATCTATTTTATTGATGTCCGGAGTATTCATCAGATGTATCTCCTTGCGTTTTTGATTGATGTTGTTATGCCGTTTTATCTGACGGTATATTTTTTCGTATGCATAAGGGGGCAGCATGTAAAGATGAAGACAAAAGACAAACCCAAAATAGACACCATAGGTACAGTCAAAACAACTCACCATTCCCTTTGCGATGAAATTTTAAGTATAGTTAAATAAAAAGGATATGTTATAAAATTTTACGAATTTTGTAACATACATATCTTTTCATAACATTCGATCGAGAATCTTTCAATATTATAATCATGTTGCCGCATCGGATATGACCCCAGATTTTGTATGAAAAAACGTAATGCTTTTGATGATATAAACACTGAACCAAAGACAGCCCTGGCAAAGGCCAAGGAGATATTCCCGGAAACCCAGTGGCTGTTGGTAGCCGCTCCTTCAGCACTCCCCTCTTTTGTTAATGCAATAAATTCTACCGGGATTCATGCCTGTCTGCCGTTGCCGTTTACCGATGAAGATCTTTTTGTTCAAGTTAGACTGCGATACAACGAATTCGAAGCCGGCAGAAAAATAAAAAATTTGCAGAAAACCATTGAACGCCAGAATAAGCAGTTGTTTCAAATTGCCGGCAATCTGAGTAAAAAAGAGACGCAGTATGCGGCTCAAATTCAAAAAAAAGAGAAAGAAATCAGAGTTCTGGAATCCAAGCTTTCAAGCCTGCTGAAAGGGGGCCTGGCCGGGGCCGAAGCCATTACCGACAAAGCCCTGGATATTTCTGAAGATCTGGGCCTTGCCCCCAAAGGGCGATTCAGATCATTCAGGAATTCATCATCAAGGATACACCATGGATGATGAACGACTTAAAAATGATGGTACTGTCCTTGGGAAAAAGTACTTTGAAGAGCAGCTCGAACGTATCCGGGAAATACGCTTTTCCGAGTACAAGTTTTAAGTGAAATGGCGTAACGGACAAGGCTTGTGAACGCCTATCTGGATATCGCGGAAGATAAGGCTTTTCGCCAGCTCCCTAGGACCATGCAGGACTGGGAAACAGGTTTGAATAAATTCATCGAAGCACGATCATGTGGAATATTAAATAGTGATCTGGTATATTGTGCCGGGTAATTAATGATAGCGGGTAGTTTAGTGGAACAGCCATAAACAGACCGGGTCTATCAACACCAAAGCTAAAGTTGAAAGATCTGTGTAGATTACTCAGACTTTCTTACAGAACTATCAAATCTTCGTGACAGAGTTATTTCTGTCTTCAATTTTTATACTGTTGTCAATATAATAAGGCCTGCAAAACAGTTATCCTGACATTAAAAATTCATGAGGATTTTAAAGCTTCAAATTTTAAAAATTCATTAAACAGCGGGATTTATACGTCACCCAAAACAAATTCAAAGGATACGTTGCTGATGAAATGTCCAAAGTGCAAAACGTCTGAGCTTCAAAAAAATGATTTTAACACTCCCTTTACCTGCCCGGACTGCAAAGGGATATGGATTTCGGATAAAGATGCGGCTGCGGTTCCCGAATCCGTACTGGTTGAGTCGTCATCCCCGTTGCCGGACAGTACTTCAATGGATGACAAAACAGGTGTCTGTCCCGCCGGCCACGGCATTATGCTCAGAGCAAAGGTGGATACGGACAATCCTTTTTATTTGGAACGATGTTCCAAATGCGGCGGGATCTGGTTTGATGCCGGTGAATGGCAGCGGTTGGCCCAAAGCCATTTAAAGGACAATCTTCTGGATTTCTGGACACAGTCCTGGCAGCACAAGCAGCAAAAGGAACAGGAGAGGCAGCATTTCCTGGACCTGAATAAACGGCTTCTGGGGGAATCCATGTTTAACTCAATTATGGATCTGGCAGACCGTTTAAAAGACCATCCTGAAAAGATACATGCGCTTGCCCTGTTGCGGCAAGAGACCAAGAATGCAACCCCATTAAAAAAAGGAAGAGAGCAATGAAAGAGACATTGATTAACCGCGTGGGCCGGATTATCAGCGGAAGTGTTAATTCCCTGATGGAGTCCATTGAAAATGCAGCGCCCGAAGCCGTGCTCACACAAGCAATGCGGGAAGTGGAGTCCGCCATTGATGATATCAGGCAGGAACTGGGTCAGGTTTTGGCAAAAAAACATCTAGCCGGCACCAAACTCAAGGAAGAAAATAAGCGCCACGACGATCTTGCCGGAAAAATTGAATTGGCGGTGAACGAAAACCGGGATGATCTGGCCGAGGCCGCCATTGCCCGGCAATTGGATATTGAAGCCCAGATTCCGGTGTTGGAGGCCACACTATCTGATTGCGATAACCAGGAAAAAGAGCTGGAAAATTATTTGAATGCCCTGATGGCCAAGCGGCGGGAGATGAATGAAGAACTGATTCAGTTCAGGCAGGCTGAACAAGCTGCCGGCGACCCGGTTGCTCCGGAATCGCCGGCCGGCACGAACCCGGAGAGTGTTGAATCCCGGGTCAGCAAAGCGGAATCTGCATTTGACCGCGTTATTGAGCGGGCCACAGGAGTTCCGGGACAGGGCGGTCCAACCAGCCGCAAGACAGCCGCCCAACTGGCTGAGCTGGAGGCGCTGTCCCGGAAAAATAAAATCCGGGAACGGCTGGCACAGATTAAAGGAGGAGCCAAGTCCTCATGATCGGGTTCATATTGGAAAGCCGGAATATGCCTTTTACGGTGGCTTTGGCCATTATGATCATGATCGCCGTGCTTGAAGGGGCCACCACCGTGATCGGCATCGGCCTTTCAAATATGTTTGAAACCTTTATTCCCGATTTTGATCTGGATGCAGATGCAGACCTGGACGGCCCGGATGCATCCTCCCCCGGCGCATTGACAAAGATCTTGGGGTGGTTTCGCATCGGCCAGGTTCCGTTTTTAATTATCCTTGTGGCCTTTTTAACCGTGTTCGGGCTGACGGGACTGATTATCCAGTCCTTTATCCTTGAATTCACCGGCCGGCTTTTACCCGGCCTTGCCGCTTCAGGGGCATCTTTGGCCGTAAGCCTGCCCCTTGTCAGGATGCTGACCGGTGTCATTGCCAGAATAATGCCCAAGGATGAAACCGAGGCGGTTTCCGAAAAAACGTTCATTGGCCGGGTGGCGGTGATTACCCTGGGAAAGGCGGCAAAGGGGAAACCTGCCCAGGCAAAATTGAAAGATAAATTCGGCACCACCCATTATATTATGGTGGAGCCGGATCTGGAAGAAGATACCTTCCGGCAGGGAGATCCGGTGCTCATCGTAAGGCAGGCCGGTGCAGGATATACAGGGATTGCCAATTCAGTGGCAGCTCTCAAAGACAATGAAGATAAAAAGGAGTAAATCAACATGTTAAATATGATCAATATTTTGACCATTGCGGGTATAATCCTGGTTGCACTGATCGCAATGGTCATGATCTTTGCAAAATTGTACAGACGTGCCACCAAGGAAATATCATTTGTAAGAACCGGTTTCGGCGGACAGAAGGTGGTAATGAACGGCGGAGCCCTGGTGCTGCCGGTATTCCATGAGGTGATTCCGGTGAACATGAATACCCTGCGGCTGGAGGTCCAAAGAAACAATGAACAAGCCCTGATTACCAAGGACCGGATGCGGGTGGATGTGGCTGCTGAATTTTATGTCAGGGCCAAACCCACGGAGGATGCCATTGCCAATGCCGCCCAGACCCTGGGGCTTAAAACCATGAATCCAGAAGAACTCAAGGAACTGGTTGAGGGCAAATTTGTGGATGCGCTCAGGGCCGTCGCAGCTGAAATGGCCATGGAGGAGCTCCATGAACAGCGGGTTGATTTTGTTCAAAAGGTTCAGCAGGTGGTCACAGAAGACCTTCTGAAAAACGGCCTTGAGCTTGAAACCGTCTCCCTGACAGGCCTGGACCAGACCAATAAAAGCCATTTTAATCCTGACAACGCCTTTGATGCCGAGGGGTTGACCAAGCTGACGGAAAAAATAGAAGAGCGGCGGAAAAAAAGGAACGATATTGAGCAGGACACGGAAGTGGCCATTGCCAAAAAAGATCTTGAAGCCGAGCGCCAAAAGCTTGAAATTAAAAAAGAGGAAGAGTACGCAAAACTGAAGCAGGAAAGGGAAATTGAAATCCGCAAGGCAGAGCAAATGGCGGAAATCGCCAAAGAGCAGGCTGACAGGACCCAGGAAGCCGAGCAGGCCCAGATTGAATCCCAGAAAAAGGTGGACACCTCCAAAATTCTTGCGGAACGGAGTGTTGAAGAAGAACGGATTGAAAAGGATAAGCAGCTCAAGGAGAAGGACATTATCAGGGAGCGCACCATTGAAAGCGCTGAAATAGAAAAAAAGAAATCGTTGGAACTGGCGGAACAGGACCGGGCCATTGCCATTGCGGAAAAATCCCGTGCCCAGTCTGAAGCCCAGGCCGAAGCAGATCGTGCCAGGGCCATTGCCGTCAAGGAAGAAGAAGCGGTTGTCACGGTCAGGGAAACGGAAATTGCCGAACGTGCCAAGGAAGTTGAGCTGGTTAAGGCAAGGGAAAATGCCGAACGTGAAGCCATTAAGATTAAAATTGCCGCTGAAGCCGAAAAGATGTCCGCCATGGACCAGGCAGATGCTGTGAAAACCCTTGCCAATGCAGATGCAGACAAAATCCGCATCCAAGCCCAGGCCGATGCGGACGCTGAAATCCTGAAAGCAGAGGCCGCCGAAAAACGGTACGCCGTGGATGCCCAGGGGCAGCGGGCGATCAACGAAGCAGACAACATCCTTTCAGAGCAGCAGGTTGCCATGCAGGTCCGCATGGCCCTTATCAAACACATGCCTATCATCATACGGGAAAGTGTCAAACCCATGGAGAATATTGACGCCATTAAAATTTTCCAGGTTGACGGGCTTTCAAACAGCGGAACCGGTGCCACCGGAGAGGCCGGTGCCCAGGGAAATGCCAGTTTGTCCGACCAGCTGGTAAACAGCGCCCTTCGGTACCGCAGCCAGGCCCCGTTAATTGATTCCCTCATGGAAGAACTCGGGATACGTCCGGGGGACATTAACGGTTTGACCCAAGGGCTCAAACCCAAAGACGACAACGGCGCAAAAGAAAGCAAAAAAAAAGAATAACCCCTTAGATTGCAGGAGCCATGAGCGTTTTAGCGTCAAGGCATCAAGCTCGCTGCTGTAGTAATCTACCGCAAAAGCGAGATAACGCCGAAAAGGAAAACCTCATGGCTTCTGAAATATTGGGGATCAGTCAACTTGAAATCCGGTCCATATTTTTATAGTATCCCCTTCAACAGGCAACGACCAACGTTCGGTGTGCAGGGCCATGAATATCCTAAACTCAAAACTTCAGGTTCCCAAACGGTATCACACGCTTTCCAGAAAGCGCTTGGTCCGATCTTTGAGTAAAATCCGCACGGCAAAATTAGCAACCATCAGTGCCGGTGCCGGATACGGCAAAACGACCCTGGCGGCAGACGCGCTTAACCAAATGGACCTTGCCGCCATCTGGTACCGGCTGGATGAACAGGATAACGATTTTGCCGTGTTTGTTGCCTATCTGTATGCGGCCCTTAAACAGCACGGTTCCGGTGCCGATGAAATGGATATTCAGCATACGGTTTCAAAAACCGGTTTAACAAAACACACAGAGACCCTCCTGGAATGGCTCGCCTTTCTTGAAAAGACGATAACACAGCCCACTGTTATCGTCCTGGATGACTATCACCTGGTTGGAGAAGGTCTTGCCATAAACCAAGCAATACAATTTATTATTGACCGCCTGCCGGATCATATTCATCTGATTCTGATCGGCCGGAAAAACCCGGGATTTGGTTTATCAAAACTGCGGGCCGAAAGGATGCTTCTTGAAATTGACGAAGCGGATCTTGCTTTTACACCCGGGGAGATTGAGCTTTTTTTTCCGGATCACATGTTGCCGTCCCAATCCTCTGCAAAGGATATCTTTGCGGGCACAGGGGGATGGGCGGCCGGCCTGGTGCTGCTTCGCTATTCCCTGGAGAAAAAAGCGCCTGACCAGATCAAGGCCGCAATTGACGCATTCGTGCAACACCCGGGGCATATATTTTCCTACTTCAAAGAAAATATATTTGATCTGCAGCCGCCTCATTTCAAAACATTTATGATGAAAGCCGCCCTTCTTGCCGAGATAAACATACACCGCTGCAGCAAAATATTTCATGAAGATCATGCCGCCGCCATTATCAATAAAATGGTTGACGACCATTTAATGATTTTTCCCACAGATGACTTAAGGTCTTGTTTTTACCTGCATCATCTTTTCCGGGATTTTTTAATTGACCAGCTTCATCAAACATTTTCCAGGCCTGAAATCAACCAATTGCACTGTCGAATTGCCCGTGAACTTGAAACAGAAGATGTTTTTCAGGCCATCCACCACTTTTTGGAAGGGCAGGCGTTTGATGACGCCATTCGTCTCATCGGGACCCATGAAAGAAAATTTTTACTGGAAGGGAAAGTTAATTTTCTGGGCCAATGCTTAAACAGACTACCCAGATCCGTTATTGAAAAAAATCCCGAATCACTGCTGGCCCAGGCCAAACTTTTTTCCCATTTCGGGAAGCACAAACAGGCCATGGAGAACCTGACCCGGGCCCACCTGCTGTTTAAAAAACAAAAATCCGGGGACAGAATGGTTAAATGCCTCATTGAGTTAGGCACCCAATACTATTCCACCGGATATATTAAAGAAGCCAAACTGCTTATGGAACAGGTGCTTGGAGAAGTGCAGGAAAAATCTTTTACCCACATTACCGCACTGGCCTACCTGACATTACTCTCCTCAATTCTATGCGAATTTGAAACAGCGGAAACCTACTATAAAACCGGACGGGAAATAACCCGGGACCTTTCCGGTTTTGAAAGCAATTTATCTGAAATTTCCGTAAACGTTGCTTATACATACACATTGTATATTAAAGGCAGATTTAACCAGGCATATCAACTTAGCAAAAAAATCTTGAAAAAAGCGCTTGAGTCTGGTGCCGAAGCATTTTTATCCCTGCTCAATTATCAGTTCAGTTCCCACTATTTTATGCTGGGAGAATATGAAAAGGGGATTGAATATGCAAAAAAGGGCATTGCGATCTGTGATCAAACATCCCAGTTTGACAGCACCCGGGGATGGATCTATTTCATGTGGGCCCAGAACTGTGTTGCCCTTAACGAAACGGATCAGGCCCTTGAACTGATCCAGGAGTGTGTCGGGATATTCGAGGATATGGGAAACCGCTGGGGACTTGCCCACGCCTGGGAGCTGCTCTATAAAATAGATATTGCCCAAGGGGACATGAAGTCGGCCCGGCAAAAACTGGAAAAGGGTATGGACACCATCAAAGGTTACGGACTGGTTTCCACTGAAGGCATCTTTGAAAACAGCCTTGCCCAGCTGTATATCCTTGAAAAAAATTACTCCAGCGCCTTGGATTGTCTTGAACACGCCAAAGATAAATTTAAAGGTGTGGATTTCCATATGTTCTGCAACCACCTGCTGGCGTCAAAAGCCTGCTTTAAATCCGGTATGCTGCAAAAATCGTTCAGGTTCCTGTCACAAGGTCTGGCTTTATCTGAAAAAAGAGGATACCGACGGTTTGTTGAAAAAGAAGCCCCGTGGATCAAGGCACTTTTGCAGTCCGGTTATTCAAAACAGATAATACTGAACAAAAAAACGGATGCCTACCTGGGATCCATTATTAAAGCGGACATGATCAAAACGCTTCCGGTCCTAAAGATCAAGTTGTTTGGCCGGTTCAAGGTGACGATTGATGGCAAAGAGATCCCGCCGTCCAGTTGGAAAAGCGCAAAAGCGCTCATGATTTTTAAGTATCTTGCCGCCGACAGGACCAAAGGGTTTATTCCCCGGGAAGTATTGATTGAGATGCTCTGGCCCGAGGCTGACCCGAGAAAAACAGCCGCCCGCTTTCACATGGCCATGAGCGCCCTTCGCAAAACCCTGGAACCCGGGATCCCCCCCAAAAGGGCCTCCACATATATTGAACGAAAAAAAGACACCTACAGGCTGCATGATGACAACAGGGTCCAAATTGATTCAGAACAGTTTTCAAATGCGCTTAACCTGGCAAGGGCCGACAGGGACAACCCGGAAAAAGTGATAGAATCCTACCGTTCGGCCCTGTCCCTT contains:
- a CDS encoding SpoIIE family protein phosphatase yields the protein MRRPIGQIIDFHIEKKALTGEPDECGDIGFVKAYDNFCFLALVDVLGHGKHAAQVAQRSKDYLAQNYSEQLTEIIKGLHGCLRGTRGAVAAACRLDIDTGVLQYSGMGNIHLRLFGTSRETLVTKDGIVGYMIPSPAQDQTRMKPGDILVMTSDGIKEHFDINAYPGLTTGRAKDICNNFISCLGKGSDDLSCIALRFGV
- a CDS encoding anti-sigma regulatory factor, with the translated sequence MNSIDERASFDLYEPSDNAQVVYSARKIVAELNFGETAQYLIASAVSELSTNIIRYAQNGKITLSVIHRNGKTGFEVNARDQGPGINDMKMAMTENYSSGNGLGLGLPSVKRIMDEFQIQSTPGVGTQITAIKWMD
- a CDS encoding STAS domain-containing protein, translating into MNDASNVSGSTIHQVNNCLIASLTRHSDENSISRIGKALLKQLTIKRAKGVIIDVSDVTILSSNEFAILKNVARSISMMGSTPVFSGFQPGVAASLMDLDTCFDNFITARTIDDALKRLTTFYIKVPISY
- a CDS encoding STAS domain-containing protein — its product is MNTPDINKIDGDLAVNILQQLPTPIMAINRDMMVIFLNKAGLKMLGKSWKEVKGMPCRDVFQSRHCGTDECRMKQVMEGAQPVTVRNEMKINDIYIPIEYTAAAMKDDDGNIVGGLEYILDITERVRQEKKLKEQSRTIMEISTPAIKLWDRVVILPVVGVVDSLRAQQMMNTMLTKIMETAAKVIILDIQGVAAVDTAVANHLIKIAKATKLMGCRCIISGISPAVAETLVQLGIDLGDIATNSTLQDALSDAFRLMGLKVIQKGLNE
- the rhuM gene encoding RhuM family protein — its product is MDDERLKNDGTVLGKKYFEEQLERIREIRFSEYKF
- a CDS encoding zf-TFIIB domain-containing protein gives rise to the protein MKCPKCKTSELQKNDFNTPFTCPDCKGIWISDKDAAAVPESVLVESSSPLPDSTSMDDKTGVCPAGHGIMLRAKVDTDNPFYLERCSKCGGIWFDAGEWQRLAQSHLKDNLLDFWTQSWQHKQQKEQERQHFLDLNKRLLGESMFNSIMDLADRLKDHPEKIHALALLRQETKNATPLKKGREQ
- a CDS encoding PspA/IM30 family protein gives rise to the protein MKETLINRVGRIISGSVNSLMESIENAAPEAVLTQAMREVESAIDDIRQELGQVLAKKHLAGTKLKEENKRHDDLAGKIELAVNENRDDLAEAAIARQLDIEAQIPVLEATLSDCDNQEKELENYLNALMAKRREMNEELIQFRQAEQAAGDPVAPESPAGTNPESVESRVSKAESAFDRVIERATGVPGQGGPTSRKTAAQLAELEALSRKNKIRERLAQIKGGAKSS
- a CDS encoding YqiJ family protein yields the protein MIGFILESRNMPFTVALAIMIMIAVLEGATTVIGIGLSNMFETFIPDFDLDADADLDGPDASSPGALTKILGWFRIGQVPFLIILVAFLTVFGLTGLIIQSFILEFTGRLLPGLAASGASLAVSLPLVRMLTGVIARIMPKDETEAVSEKTFIGRVAVITLGKAAKGKPAQAKLKDKFGTTHYIMVEPDLEEDTFRQGDPVLIVRQAGAGYTGIANSVAALKDNEDKKE
- a CDS encoding flotillin family protein; the protein is MLNMINILTIAGIILVALIAMVMIFAKLYRRATKEISFVRTGFGGQKVVMNGGALVLPVFHEVIPVNMNTLRLEVQRNNEQALITKDRMRVDVAAEFYVRAKPTEDAIANAAQTLGLKTMNPEELKELVEGKFVDALRAVAAEMAMEELHEQRVDFVQKVQQVVTEDLLKNGLELETVSLTGLDQTNKSHFNPDNAFDAEGLTKLTEKIEERRKKRNDIEQDTEVAIAKKDLEAERQKLEIKKEEEYAKLKQEREIEIRKAEQMAEIAKEQADRTQEAEQAQIESQKKVDTSKILAERSVEEERIEKDKQLKEKDIIRERTIESAEIEKKKSLELAEQDRAIAIAEKSRAQSEAQAEADRARAIAVKEEEAVVTVRETEIAERAKEVELVKARENAEREAIKIKIAAEAEKMSAMDQADAVKTLANADADKIRIQAQADADAEILKAEAAEKRYAVDAQGQRAINEADNILSEQQVAMQVRMALIKHMPIIIRESVKPMENIDAIKIFQVDGLSNSGTGATGEAGAQGNASLSDQLVNSALRYRSQAPLIDSLMEELGIRPGDINGLTQGLKPKDDNGAKESKKKE
- a CDS encoding BTAD domain-containing putative transcriptional regulator: MNILNSKLQVPKRYHTLSRKRLVRSLSKIRTAKLATISAGAGYGKTTLAADALNQMDLAAIWYRLDEQDNDFAVFVAYLYAALKQHGSGADEMDIQHTVSKTGLTKHTETLLEWLAFLEKTITQPTVIVLDDYHLVGEGLAINQAIQFIIDRLPDHIHLILIGRKNPGFGLSKLRAERMLLEIDEADLAFTPGEIELFFPDHMLPSQSSAKDIFAGTGGWAAGLVLLRYSLEKKAPDQIKAAIDAFVQHPGHIFSYFKENIFDLQPPHFKTFMMKAALLAEINIHRCSKIFHEDHAAAIINKMVDDHLMIFPTDDLRSCFYLHHLFRDFLIDQLHQTFSRPEINQLHCRIARELETEDVFQAIHHFLEGQAFDDAIRLIGTHERKFLLEGKVNFLGQCLNRLPRSVIEKNPESLLAQAKLFSHFGKHKQAMENLTRAHLLFKKQKSGDRMVKCLIELGTQYYSTGYIKEAKLLMEQVLGEVQEKSFTHITALAYLTLLSSILCEFETAETYYKTGREITRDLSGFESNLSEISVNVAYTYTLYIKGRFNQAYQLSKKILKKALESGAEAFLSLLNYQFSSHYFMLGEYEKGIEYAKKGIAICDQTSQFDSTRGWIYFMWAQNCVALNETDQALELIQECVGIFEDMGNRWGLAHAWELLYKIDIAQGDMKSARQKLEKGMDTIKGYGLVSTEGIFENSLAQLYILEKNYSSALDCLEHAKDKFKGVDFHMFCNHLLASKACFKSGMLQKSFRFLSQGLALSEKRGYRRFVEKEAPWIKALLQSGYSKQIILNKKTDAYLGSIIKADMIKTLPVLKIKLFGRFKVTIDGKEIPPSSWKSAKALMIFKYLAADRTKGFIPREVLIEMLWPEADPRKTAARFHMAMSALRKTLEPGIPPKRASTYIERKKDTYRLHDDNRVQIDSEQFSNALNLARADRDNPEKVIESYRSALSLYMGPFLEEDQYEEWCTHIRDKFNSDFLIMLKEMADIYEKQGDLENAHHCNGKIFSIDSFNETAAKKIMAFHSDQGNFAQVKQIYKTYRSAAQEMACPVSPHVTELYEKLTQKNDTI